One Falco peregrinus isolate bFalPer1 chromosome 6, bFalPer1.pri, whole genome shotgun sequence DNA segment encodes these proteins:
- the IL26 gene encoding interleukin-26, with the protein MKAYSIFRSGRFLVLLCLFTVEGKKSPTGKYTCRKGLLSQVTENLYTKATSLKSSVPKDLIKNTRLLKKTTKMLFMTNCSVRDQLLSFYMKNVFSHLGVGSDKLYVINAFQVLQANMNACLPCAPSTRLTSAIKKLKKTFLKLGEKGIYKAIHELDILLPWIQAYIQTIV; encoded by the exons ATGAAAGCATATTCTATTTTCAGATCCGGGCGTTTTTTAgttctgctttgtcttttcaCTGTGGAAGGCAAAAAGTCACCTACGGGAAAGTATACCTGCCGAAAAGGACTCCTCTCCCAAGTGACGGAGAACCTGTATACCAAGGCAACTAGTTTAAAATCATCTGTTCCT AAGGATCTCATCAAGAACACAAGGCTGcttaaaaagacaacaaaaatgctgtttatg ACAAACTGCAGTGTTCGAGATCAGCTCCTCTCCTTctatatgaaaaatgttttcagtcatCTTGGAGTAGGAAGTGACAAGTTGTATGTTATTAACGCCTTCCAGGTCCTGCAAGCAAACATGAACGCCTGT CTTCCATGTGCTCCATCCACAAGGTTAACTTCTGCGatcaaaaaattaaagaaaacgTTTCTTAAG CTTGGAGAGAAGGGAATCTACAAGGCCATCCATGAGCTGGATATTCTCCTTCCCTGGATTCAAGCCTACATACAGACCATTGTATGA
- the IFNG gene encoding interferon gamma: MTCQTYSLFVLSVIMICFGRFGNSSILAQLENDIDQLKADFNSSNSDVADGGPIFVDKLTNWTERNEKRIILSQIVSMYLEMLEKTDKSKAHIRHISEELYTLKNSLPDGLKKMKDLMDLTKLQMSDLKIQRKAANELFSVLQKLEPSAPLKRKRSQFQKKCKC; this comes from the exons ATGACTTGCCAGACCTACAGCTTGTTTGTTCTGTCTGTCATCATGATTTGTTTTGGACGTTTTGGAAATAGTTCCATTCTTGCTCAACTTGAAAATGATATAGACCAACTGAAAGCTGACTTT AACTCAAGTAATTCAGATGTAGCTGATGGTGGACCTATTTTTGTGGACAAACTGACAAACTGGACAGAG agaaatgaaaaaaggatCATCCTGAGCCAGATTGTTTCCATGTACTTGGAAATGCTTGAGAAGACTGACAAGTCAAAGGCGCACATCAGGCACATATCTGAGGAGCTCTATACTCTGAAAAATAGCCTTCCTGATGGCTTAAAGAAGATGAAAGACCTCATGGACCTGACAAAGCTTCAG ATGAGTGACTTGAAAATTCAACGCAAAGCTGCAAATGAGCTCTTCAGTGTCTTACAAAAGCTGGAGCCTTCAGCTCctctcaaaaggaaaaggagccAGTTTCAGAAGAAGTGCAAATGTTAA